One genomic segment of Aquipluma nitroreducens includes these proteins:
- a CDS encoding outer membrane beta-barrel protein: MKKQLLILSFLLFSSLIYAQSPIAKGESQINAGLGLSSWGVPVYIGFDHGVHPDITVGGELSYRSYSDKYANVNYDHSVIGISGNGNYHFNRVLEIPKNWDFYAGLNLGFYIWNSPSDYHGSHSSELGLGAQVGGRYYFSDKIGLNLEFGGGNAFSGGKIGLTFKL, encoded by the coding sequence ATGAAAAAGCAATTATTAATCCTATCATTCCTACTTTTTAGTAGTTTGATCTATGCTCAATCGCCAATCGCTAAAGGCGAATCCCAGATTAATGCCGGATTGGGATTATCATCATGGGGCGTACCGGTATACATTGGATTTGATCACGGAGTACATCCCGACATCACTGTAGGAGGTGAGCTTTCGTACCGTTCATACAGCGATAAATATGCCAATGTAAATTACGATCACTCGGTGATTGGAATTTCAGGAAACGGAAACTACCATTTCAACCGTGTTTTGGAGATTCCTAAAAATTGGGACTTCTACGCCGGACTAAATCTTGGATTTTATATCTGGAACTCACCATCCGATTATCACGGATCCCATTCTTCAGAATTGGGTCTTGGAGCTCAGGTTGGAGGTCGCTATTACTTTTCCGACAAAATCGGTCTTAACCTCGAATTTGGCGGTGGTAACGCTTTCTCAGGAGGAAAAATCGGGTTAACATTTAAACTGTAA
- a CDS encoding OmpA family protein → MKTFNKQIAILLCGIILLSSCSSTKNSTKGGVIGGAGGALLGAGIGALVGHGKGAAIGAAVGGAVGAGAGVVIGKKMDKQKAELEKIEGAKVESVTDANNLQAIKVTFDSGILFQTGKSDLNTSSRTALTKFAASLKETPETDVTIYGHTDNTGSRETNEQLSKNRAASVANFLNSNGISTERMTTEGKAFDEPVADNSTTEGRAKNRRVEIYITANKQMINQAEQGTLK, encoded by the coding sequence ATGAAAACATTTAATAAACAAATTGCAATTCTGCTTTGCGGTATAATCCTATTAAGCAGTTGTTCTTCAACTAAAAACTCTACTAAAGGCGGAGTTATAGGAGGCGCAGGTGGCGCTCTTCTGGGTGCCGGAATTGGAGCGCTGGTTGGTCACGGGAAAGGTGCCGCAATTGGCGCTGCCGTTGGTGGTGCTGTTGGCGCCGGTGCTGGCGTAGTCATTGGCAAAAAAATGGACAAACAAAAAGCTGAGCTTGAAAAAATTGAAGGTGCAAAAGTAGAGTCAGTTACCGATGCCAATAATTTACAGGCCATCAAAGTTACTTTCGATAGCGGAATCCTATTCCAGACCGGGAAAAGCGACTTGAACACCAGCTCCAGAACAGCATTAACCAAATTTGCAGCTTCATTAAAAGAAACTCCTGAAACCGATGTGACCATTTACGGGCACACCGACAATACTGGTTCCAGAGAAACAAACGAACAGTTATCAAAAAACAGAGCTGCTTCAGTTGCCAATTTTTTGAATTCGAATGGAATTTCGACTGAAAGAATGACTACCGAAGGCAAAGCTTTTGATGAGCCTGTTGCAGACAATTCCACCACAGAAGGGAGAGCTAAAAACCGAAGGGTTGAAATCTACATTACCGCAAACAAACAAATGATTAACCAGGCTGAACAAGGAACATTAAAGTAA
- a CDS encoding AAA family ATPase produces the protein MITRIKINGFKSLVDTELYLGPFTCIAGANAIGKSNFFDALAFLSNLADKTIVEAAKSVRSENQKHSNIRDIFFKSGADYMSRMTFEIDMLVPQSGVDDLGQIAEATITSLKYILHLSLNDENKEGEPIKIEREELLPITQTQTKSCLFFDYKKDWIDSVLKGRRSTKIPFISTDGEKIKLHQDGNKGRTTDFNSMKMPRTLISTVTAESPTAFLVRQEMRNWIMLQFEPSALRQPNSIYEVKNAVVSANGLNLPATLFRLNNDKKDKDVYQGLTNRLKGLVEDVLEIVVDKDEKRDLLTLQVKFKGGLVLPAQSLSDGTLRFLGLAIIEEDSLGSSLICLEEPENGINPRKIQEMVELLEGMATNTDFFVDEDNPLRQVIINTHSPGVVSAVSDESLYLAKSKESFHDDFNKKITYTCFSALKNTWKTNNSLAQITSLGEITAYLDKTVDIDNSNEVHDEKVIYQKTVPSSSLKKKTVVENVIQCKIDWDSL, from the coding sequence ATGATTACAAGAATTAAAATAAACGGATTCAAAAGTTTAGTTGATACAGAGCTTTATTTGGGTCCATTTACATGTATTGCCGGTGCAAACGCAATAGGTAAATCAAATTTTTTCGATGCTTTAGCTTTCCTATCAAATCTTGCGGATAAAACTATTGTTGAGGCTGCAAAGTCTGTTCGAAGTGAGAATCAAAAACATTCGAATATTAGGGATATTTTTTTTAAAAGCGGTGCGGATTACATGTCGAGAATGACATTTGAGATTGATATGCTTGTTCCTCAGTCAGGAGTTGATGATTTAGGGCAAATTGCTGAAGCAACAATAACTAGCTTAAAGTACATTCTCCATTTAAGCTTGAATGACGAAAATAAAGAAGGTGAACCAATTAAAATAGAACGAGAAGAATTACTTCCCATAACTCAAACTCAAACAAAAAGCTGTCTGTTTTTTGATTATAAAAAGGATTGGATAGATTCAGTTTTAAAGGGACGACGGTCAACTAAAATACCATTTATTTCTACTGATGGGGAGAAAATTAAACTTCATCAAGATGGCAACAAAGGGCGGACTACAGATTTTAACTCCATGAAAATGCCTAGAACACTCATCTCAACCGTAACGGCAGAATCGCCAACAGCCTTTTTGGTTCGACAAGAAATGCGTAATTGGATTATGTTGCAATTTGAACCGAGCGCTTTACGTCAACCTAATTCCATATATGAGGTGAAAAACGCTGTGGTTTCAGCGAATGGACTTAATTTGCCTGCTACTCTTTTTCGATTAAATAATGATAAAAAAGACAAAGATGTATATCAGGGACTTACAAATAGGTTAAAAGGATTGGTTGAAGATGTTTTAGAAATAGTTGTGGATAAAGATGAAAAGAGGGATTTGCTAACATTGCAAGTAAAGTTTAAAGGTGGCCTTGTTTTACCTGCTCAATCATTGTCTGACGGAACATTGCGTTTTTTGGGTTTGGCGATAATTGAGGAGGATAGTCTCGGAAGTAGTCTAATTTGTTTAGAGGAACCTGAAAATGGGATCAATCCTCGAAAAATTCAAGAAATGGTTGAATTATTGGAGGGTATGGCAACAAATACTGACTTTTTTGTTGATGAAGACAACCCATTGCGACAGGTTATTATCAATACCCATTCGCCTGGAGTCGTCAGTGCCGTTTCGGACGAAAGTCTGTATCTCGCTAAAAGTAAAGAGAGTTTTCATGATGACTTTAATAAGAAAATTACATATACCTGTTTTTCTGCACTAAAAAACACATGGAAAACGAATAATTCATTAGCTCAAATAACCTCTCTTGGTGAAATAACTGCTTATCTGGATAAAACTGTTGATATCGACAATTCCAATGAGGTACATGACGAGAAAGTGATATATCAGAAAACTGTTCCTTCATCTTCTTTGAAGAAAAAAACTGTTGTAGAAAATGTGATTCAATGTAAAATTGATTGGGACAGTTTATGA
- a CDS encoding DUF4276 family protein: MKELKYTLIADGSSDSVLLKIIKWSLDDLYPRLSNDGSFADFRQMQKPPKRLVEKVKAAKLYYPFDILFVHRDAESANHRIIAQRYQEVSSELKKDDLDRTICVVPIKMMETWLLIDQDAIKKAAGNRNYNGNINLPLIRNLERESQPKELLHNILREVSGRKNRNLRNFNIDKTVHLVAENIEDYSPLRNLVAFQAFEEQLKKVVDIFLEN, encoded by the coding sequence ATGAAAGAACTCAAATATACATTGATTGCTGACGGCAGTTCTGACTCAGTACTGTTAAAAATTATCAAATGGTCGTTAGATGATCTATATCCCAGGCTTTCTAATGATGGAAGTTTTGCAGATTTCAGACAAATGCAAAAACCGCCCAAGCGGTTGGTTGAAAAAGTAAAAGCGGCAAAGTTGTATTATCCTTTCGATATTTTATTTGTACACCGAGATGCAGAATCCGCAAATCACAGAATAATAGCACAAAGATATCAGGAAGTAAGTTCTGAACTTAAGAAGGATGATCTTGATAGAACAATTTGTGTTGTTCCAATAAAGATGATGGAAACGTGGCTGCTTATAGATCAAGATGCCATTAAAAAGGCCGCTGGGAATAGGAACTACAATGGTAATATTAACTTACCTTTGATAAGAAATCTGGAACGAGAGAGCCAGCCTAAAGAATTATTACATAATATATTGAGAGAGGTAAGTGGGCGGAAGAACCGAAATCTTAGGAATTTCAACATAGATAAAACGGTTCATTTAGTTGCCGAGAATATAGAAGATTACAGTCCTCTAAGAAATTTAGTTGCATTTCAGGCGTTTGAAGAACAATTGAAAAAGGTTGTGGACATATTTTTAGAAAATTAG
- a CDS encoding OmpA family protein: MKKILLLFTAFLLLQSAFSQTEDKKWGIGAGVGAYGNLNNSSIGFIPELYLSRYLSPRLDLMLKSDFGLFNSKLTNNLDFVNPFLNLRFKLTNESKNFRPYLFAGPGYLADNGESGLNFNLGVGGKYYISPATALYLEAAYINGIETTVAGKNTRDNFWKATVGIEFDFGKTKDSDMDGVSDKKDKCPNTPTGVAVDANGCPIDTDGDGVADYMDDCPTVAGLTSLKGCPDADGDGVADKDDKCPDTPKGVKVDTKGCPVDSDSDGVADYLDKCPDTPKDAKVDGKGCPVDSDGDGVADYLDKCPDTQKGAKVDAKGCPIVEKTAEEIEAERMKVEPVYFDSNKSTFTVQEKGKIDKLVNILNENGDYKVKVSGYADSQGADNYNLNLSKSRASSVVKSIVSGKIKKNRIEQQEGFGEANPAATNDTPEGRALNRRVEFEVIKTK; encoded by the coding sequence ATGAAAAAAATACTTTTACTTTTTACTGCATTCCTGCTTCTTCAATCAGCATTTTCACAAACCGAAGATAAAAAATGGGGAATTGGCGCTGGAGTTGGCGCTTACGGGAATCTGAATAATTCAAGCATTGGCTTTATTCCCGAATTGTATTTAAGCAGATACTTAAGTCCGCGACTGGATCTGATGTTGAAAAGCGACTTTGGATTATTCAATTCCAAACTAACCAACAACCTTGACTTCGTGAATCCTTTCCTCAACTTAAGATTTAAGTTGACCAACGAAAGCAAAAACTTCCGTCCGTATTTATTCGCCGGACCTGGCTATCTTGCTGATAATGGCGAATCAGGATTAAACTTCAACTTAGGTGTTGGTGGTAAATATTACATAAGTCCGGCCACTGCACTTTATCTGGAAGCCGCTTATATCAATGGAATTGAGACAACCGTTGCCGGCAAAAATACCAGAGATAACTTCTGGAAAGCTACCGTTGGTATTGAATTCGATTTTGGGAAAACCAAAGATTCTGACATGGATGGCGTTTCTGATAAAAAAGACAAATGTCCGAATACCCCTACAGGTGTTGCTGTTGATGCCAATGGTTGTCCAATAGATACTGACGGCGATGGAGTTGCTGATTACATGGACGACTGTCCAACAGTTGCCGGATTAACCTCACTAAAAGGTTGCCCCGATGCTGACGGTGATGGAGTTGCCGATAAAGATGACAAATGTCCGGACACGCCTAAAGGTGTAAAAGTTGATACAAAAGGTTGCCCGGTTGACTCGGATAGCGACGGTGTTGCTGATTATTTGGACAAATGCCCTGACACTCCCAAAGATGCAAAAGTTGACGGAAAAGGATGTCCGGTAGATTCGGATGGCGATGGTGTTGCAGACTATCTGGACAAATGTCCGGACACTCAAAAAGGTGCAAAGGTTGATGCAAAAGGATGTCCTATTGTTGAAAAAACAGCCGAAGAAATTGAAGCTGAAAGAATGAAAGTTGAGCCTGTATATTTCGATTCAAATAAATCGACTTTTACCGTTCAGGAAAAAGGAAAAATTGACAAGCTCGTTAATATACTTAACGAAAACGGCGATTATAAGGTGAAGGTAAGCGGTTATGCTGACTCTCAGGGTGCTGACAACTACAACCTCAATTTATCGAAAAGTCGTGCAAGTTCTGTTGTAAAATCAATCGTTTCGGGTAAAATAAAGAAGAATCGTATAGAACAGCAGGAAGGATTTGGAGAAGCGAATCCTGCTGCAACTAACGATACTCCTGAAGGTAGGGCGTTAAATCGCAGAGTTGAGTTTGAGGTAATCAAAACAAAGTAA